In one Prosthecochloris aestuarii DSM 271 genomic region, the following are encoded:
- a CDS encoding putative monovalent cation/H+ antiporter subunit A: MLSLLAIGFLASALAPVLYRRFRENFGWIAVIFPLFMFAGFLWNYPRVASGEVIRESMLWVPSLGVNLSFLLDGLSLTFAMIITLVGAAVFLFAGAYMKGYADAGRFYLYIGVFMTSMLGLVLSDNMLLMFVFWELTGISSFLLIGFNHQKAQSRRSALQALLVTGGGGLALLAGILLLYQVTGSFEISSFYDMNAVVTAHPLYPLIVILLLCGAFTKSAQFPFHFWLPNAMEAPTPVSAYLHSATMVKAGIYLIARMNHEIGGTAIWQDTVLVTGAATMLLSGLLAFRQTDLKKLLAYSTLSVLGTLVMLLGIGSQLAIKAFFIYLIAHSLYKGTLFLVAGTLDHATGTRDVTKLGGLGRLMPVTAATAALASLSMMGVIPLVGFIGKETVYKAILELEPWGMILISAAVLSNAFVVMVTLLVGFRPFWGKLLPTPKNPHESPLKMLIGPGVLAALGLLFGLFPDVFISSMLDQSAASILSETLSLKIVLWHGFNLVLLLSFVTLFLGGALYLVRSRVSARMEGLSLPGWIKPSVWYEAGLQGMLSVARRQTALVQNGYLRNYIIVIIATASLFAIYTLSRAAEGLVLVSGSSITFYEAALAFIIVVSTLLLVTSESRLKSVVSLGVLGFSIGIIFVIYGAPDVALTTFAIETLNVVLFVLVLYRLPRFVKLSSTSNRVRDAMIALGVGGFMTMMVLVATSFDLSSELKDFFASASLPDGKGRNVVNVILVDFRAIDTLGEITVLAVAAMGVAALMKLKPDRRS, encoded by the coding sequence TTGCTCAGTTTACTTGCGATCGGATTTCTTGCGTCTGCTCTGGCGCCGGTACTCTACCGACGATTCAGGGAGAATTTTGGATGGATCGCCGTGATCTTTCCTCTCTTCATGTTTGCCGGTTTTCTCTGGAATTATCCCCGTGTGGCGTCGGGGGAGGTGATCCGCGAATCGATGCTGTGGGTGCCTTCGCTTGGCGTGAACCTTTCCTTTCTGCTCGATGGTCTCAGCCTGACGTTCGCCATGATCATCACCCTTGTTGGTGCAGCGGTGTTTCTTTTTGCCGGAGCGTATATGAAAGGCTACGCCGATGCGGGTCGTTTTTACCTCTATATCGGCGTCTTCATGACTTCCATGCTTGGGCTGGTACTGTCGGACAATATGCTGCTCATGTTCGTTTTCTGGGAGCTGACGGGAATCAGCTCGTTTCTGCTGATCGGCTTCAACCATCAGAAGGCGCAATCGCGCCGTTCGGCCCTGCAGGCGCTTCTGGTGACGGGCGGCGGGGGACTGGCTCTTCTTGCAGGCATACTTCTGCTCTATCAGGTGACCGGCAGTTTCGAGATTTCGTCGTTCTACGACATGAACGCCGTGGTGACTGCTCACCCGCTCTATCCTCTGATTGTCATCCTGCTTCTCTGCGGCGCGTTTACCAAGTCGGCACAGTTTCCCTTTCATTTCTGGCTGCCCAACGCTATGGAAGCCCCGACGCCGGTGAGCGCCTACCTGCATTCGGCGACGATGGTCAAGGCGGGGATCTACCTGATCGCCCGTATGAATCATGAGATCGGAGGGACCGCGATCTGGCAGGATACGGTGCTTGTTACCGGAGCCGCGACCATGCTTCTCTCCGGGCTGCTTGCGTTCAGACAAACCGACCTGAAGAAGCTGCTTGCCTACTCGACGCTCTCGGTGCTCGGTACGCTGGTGATGCTGCTCGGTATCGGTTCGCAACTGGCTATCAAGGCGTTTTTCATCTATCTTATTGCCCATTCGCTCTATAAAGGCACGCTGTTTCTTGTTGCCGGGACGCTCGATCATGCAACCGGCACGCGGGATGTGACAAAGCTTGGCGGTCTTGGCAGGCTCATGCCGGTTACCGCTGCAACGGCCGCTCTGGCATCGCTTTCCATGATGGGGGTCATTCCCCTCGTGGGCTTTATCGGCAAGGAGACGGTCTATAAGGCTATTCTGGAGCTTGAACCATGGGGAATGATCCTGATCAGCGCAGCAGTGTTGTCGAACGCGTTTGTGGTGATGGTCACCCTGCTGGTCGGTTTCCGGCCGTTCTGGGGGAAACTGCTTCCGACGCCAAAAAATCCGCACGAGTCTCCGCTGAAAATGTTGATCGGTCCGGGTGTACTGGCGGCCCTCGGTCTGCTTTTCGGCCTTTTTCCAGATGTTTTTATCTCCTCCATGCTCGATCAGTCAGCGGCAAGTATTCTGTCTGAAACGCTGAGTCTCAAGATCGTGCTCTGGCATGGTTTCAATCTGGTGCTGCTCTTGAGCTTCGTGACGCTCTTCCTCGGCGGAGCGCTCTATCTTGTGCGTTCCCGGGTGAGCGCCAGGATGGAGGGGCTTTCACTGCCGGGCTGGATCAAGCCGTCGGTATGGTATGAGGCCGGGTTACAGGGAATGCTCTCTGTGGCCAGGAGGCAGACCGCTCTGGTGCAGAACGGTTATCTGCGCAACTATATTATCGTGATCATCGCAACTGCATCGCTTTTTGCAATCTACACGCTTTCCAGGGCAGCGGAGGGGCTTGTTCTTGTTTCCGGTTCTTCCATCACCTTCTACGAGGCGGCTTTGGCGTTCATTATCGTTGTCTCGACCCTCTTGCTCGTGACCTCGGAGTCCCGGCTGAAGTCGGTTGTTTCTCTTGGCGTTCTGGGTTTCTCCATCGGCATTATTTTTGTGATTTACGGTGCGCCTGACGTGGCTCTGACCACCTTCGCGATCGAGACGCTCAACGTCGTTCTTTTTGTGCTGGTGCTCTACCGGCTTCCGCGTTTTGTGAAGCTGTCGAGCACATCGAACAGGGTTCGCGACGCAATGATCGCTCTCGGTGTCGGGGGGTTCATGACTATGATGGTGCTTGTTGCCACATCGTTTGATCTGTCGTCGGAACTGAAGGATTTTTTTGCGTCGGCCAGTCTTCCGGATGGCAAGGGGCGTAATGTGGTGAATGTGATTCTCGTGGATTTCAGAGCGATCGATACACTGGGAGAGATCACCGTCCTTGCCGTTGCGGCAATGGGGGTGGCAG